In one window of Drosophila mauritiana strain mau12 chromosome X, ASM438214v1, whole genome shotgun sequence DNA:
- the LOC117147348 gene encoding transmembrane emp24 domain-containing protein 5 — MQAIWLGMPGLVLLLSIAALLLGVQDADAYDKEMTVYVDAGKTECLYHSVRQGEIIDFEYQVIDGGHGDLDISFTLLDPIGLVIVSDFKKPENVHRHEVAKEGDYRFCFDNSFSMFNRKTVFFELIVEREGEELQGDSQWNEVDELTGLSRDEYYDMKVQDIMDFIGRIRLQLTKARQLQDVLRSHEARDRNLAESNFQKVNHWSMLQISAMIGVGLIQVFMLRSIFATGGRMHNLWRKLGI, encoded by the exons ATGCAAGCG ATCTGGCTGGGAATGCCTGGGTTGGTCCTGCTCCTTTCCATCGCAGCACTTCTGCTGGGCGTCCAGGATGCGGATGCGTACGACAAGGAGATGACCGTCTATGTGGACGCCGGCAAAACGGAGTGCCTATACCACTCGGTACGCCAGGGCGAGATCATCGACTTTGAGTACCAGGTAATCGATGGCGGGCACGGCGACCTGGACATCAGCTTCACCCTGCTGGACCCCATTGGCCTGGTGATAGTCAGTGACTTCAAGAAACCGGAGAATGTCCATCGCCACGAGGTGGCCAAGGAGGGCGACTATCGGTTCTGTTTCGACAATAGTTTCAGCATGTTCAACCGCAAGACAGTGTTCTTCGAGCTGATTGTGGAGCGCGAGGGCGAGGAGCTGCAGGGTGACTCGCAGTGGAACGAGGTGGACGAGCTAACTGGGCTCTCGCGGGACGAGTATTACGATATGAAGGTGCAGGACATTATGGACTTCATTGGACGCATTCGTCTGCAGCTGACCAAGGCCCGCCAGTTGCAGGATGTGCTCCGTTCGCACGAGGCACGCGATCGCAATCTGGCCGAGTCCAATTTCCAGAAGGTCAACCACTGGTCTATGCTGCAGATCAGCGCCATGATTGGTGTGGGCCTCATCCAGGTGTTCATGCTGCGCAGCATCTTTGCCACCGGCGGACGTATGCACAATCTGTGGCGCAAATTGGGCATTTGA
- the LOC117147347 gene encoding 1-acylglycerol-3-phosphate O-acyltransferase Pnpla3 produces the protein MKIRTRRSLSFSGCGFLGIYHVGVAVCLRQHAPQLLLERIAGASAGALAACCLICDLPLECMAGDFLRVVQEIQRHSLGAFSPWFNLPECLLEGMRSWLPEDAHLLASGRLHISLTRVSDRRNVVMSEFSSRQELLQALMCSCFIPGLSGLVPPQVRGVRYMDGAFSDNLPLLDEHTVTVSPFCGESDICPRDQNPHLLQLNINWANTCIRLSRRNLRRMVRILVPGRADFMANFCQQGYDDTLQFLRRNSLLKEGFRVQEKGMISWIHQQMEREKELRESPRDLEQEHINRMTTNKKDVQHKKRRNRKQKTQRPSPQRTKKTQHERIRNGRSMEMEISNQVKNHQESTTSVENLTPSEEQRLEKRPPEEHDHYGSSLMGSTWSLLRRVMFAPPLARHMVQVIARHLSQSLTLCEQPHFDLALMQAPAACHSSTISCPPSTPLGDSDNDKVKAQRVCEASQIESGDQVAEVEGTSGVH, from the exons ATGAAGATCCGAACCAGGAGGAGTCTTTCCTTTTCCGGCTGTGGCTTCTTGGGCATCTACCACGTGGGCGTGGCCGTCTGCCTACGCCAACACGCCCCCCAACTATTGCTGGAGAGGATTGCCGGCGCATCCGCCGGTGCCTTGGCCGCCTGCTGTCTCATCTGTGATCTCCCGCTGGAATGCATGGCCGGGGATTTCCTGCGAGTTGTCCAGGAGATACAACGGCATTCGTTGGGCGCCTTCAGTCCGTGGTTCAATCTGCCGGAGTGCCTCCTCGAGGGCATGCGAAGCTGGTTGCCCGAGGACGCCCATCTGCTGGCCAGCGGACGACTCCATATTTCGCTTACCCGCGTCAGCGATCGCCGCAATGTGGTCATGTCGGAGTTCAGCTCCCGGCAGGAGCTCCTCCAGGCCCTCATGTGCTCCTGCTTCATTCCCGGACTGTCTGGATTGGTGCCTCCACAG GTCCGAGGAGTTCGCTATATGGATGGGGCCTTTTCCGATAATCTGCCGCTGCTGGACGAGCACACCGTCACCGTAAGTCCATTTTGCGGGGAGAGCGACATATGCCCACGGGATCAGAACCCCCATCTGCTCCAGCTGAACATCAATTGGGCGAACACTTGCATCCGATTGTCCAGGCGGAATCTGCGTCGCATGGTGCGCATCTTGGTGCCGGGCAGGGCGGATTTCATGGCCAATTTCTGTCAGCAGGGCTACGATGATACGCTCCAATTCCTGCGCAGGAATAGCCTACTCAAGGAGGGTTTCAGGGTCCAGGAGAAGGGCATGATCAGTTGGATCCATCAGCAGATGGAGAGGGAGAAGGAGCTGCGGGAGAGCCCAAGGGATCTTGAGCAGGAGCACATAAATCGCATGACTACGAACAAAAAGGATGTGCAGCACAAGAAGCGAAGGAATCGTAAACAGAAGACTCAAAGACCAAGTCCGCAGAGGACCAAGAAAACCCAGCACGAAAGGATCAGGAACGGAAGGAGTATGGAAATGGAGATCAGCAATCAGGTGAAGAACCACCAAGAAAGCACCACCAGCGTGGAGAATCTGACACCGAGCGAAGAGCAACGTCTTGAGAAAAGGCCACCAGAGGAGCACGATCACTATGGCAGTTCGCTCATGGGCTCCACCTGGTCGCTCCTGCGTCGCGTTATGttcgctccgccgctggccaGGCACATGGTCCAAGTGATCGCCCGCCATCTCAGCCAGAGTCTCACGCTCTGCGAGCAGCCGCACTTTGATCTCGCTCTGATGCAGGCACCTGCCGCCTGCCACTCCTCGACCATCTCCTGCCCTCCATCGACGCCACTGGGTGATAGCGATAACGACAAAGTCAAGGCCCAACGAGTGTGCGAGGCCAGCCAAATTGAATCGGGAGATCAGGTGGCTGAGGTAGAGGGGACATCCGGCGTTCATTAG